The following are encoded together in the Streptomyces rapamycinicus NRRL 5491 genome:
- a CDS encoding non-ribosomal peptide synthetase produces MTDSALVGVWPLSPLQEGLLFHAVYDEEGIDVYVEQMITGLEGKLDSAALRASWQALLDRHESLRAGFQRRASGAPVQLIMRRVTLPWREEDLSGLDADTARAESERLGIEERERRFDLAVPPLLKVLLVKVGPDEYRMMVTLHHILLDGWSLPVLMRELWTCYEAGGSAHGLPPVTLYREYLAWLARQNKEEAMAAWRKTLAGAEEPTLVAPAEYNGAPAHSAMVSGRASEELDQALRDLTRRFHGLTLNTVVQAAWALVVGKLTGRRDVVFGASVAGRPLDLPGMESMLGLFINTVPVRVRFDPARSVAELLAELQAEQATLVDYQYLSLSDIQRQAGPGATFDTIMAFESFPSGTNARKPPGGKPSGDEAERRGPGGLKFTEHALRESINYPLGLVVGPSGGLGMRLSYRPDLFDEETAQGLVDQVLRVLGQMAADPETLVGRLDVLGEVERARVVAEWNATEAALSGGSIVERFEAWVGVAPDVVAVRCGGESVSYGELDRRANRLARLLSGAGVGRESRVALCLARSVDMVVAELAVWKAGGAFVPLDPEYPAERLGFVIADSGAEVVLGTVDCLDGVPLGGARGVLLEGAEAFSAEALGTVVVPEQLAYVIYTSGSTGRPKGVAVAHGGVVNLAEAMRPVLGMDAGVVALQFASFSFDAAVLDVVVTLAAGGTLAVASAAERKDPQALAEMIGRCGVRVASVVPSLLGVLDPDAVPGVSNWVLGAERLSAELAGRWSAGARVWNTYGPTEATVITTATTTALETGLEAAPPIGRPLPNNKVFVLDPFLRPVPVGVIGEVHIAGAGLARGYIGRPGLSAERFVACPFAAPGGRMYRSGDLAKWTAEGDLVFAGRGDEQVKVRGFRVEPGEIEAVVAACEGVGQVAVVVREDGPGDKRLVAYVVPGGELDVAVVREFAADRLPEYMVPAVVLLDALPLTVNGKLDRAKLPAPDATATVAGRGPATPTEEILCGLFAEVLGVERVSADASFFELGGDSLLAMRLIARVRAVLDTRITIRELFSATTVALLSRRIEEAGNADGQARPALVPCPRPDSVPLSYAQRRMWFLNRLEGVGEGAGYNLPLVLRLSGELDRVALEAALGDVADRHESLRTVFPETDGEPRQYVLAGGAGRPSLVVVETAEQELPQALAAHSARGFDLSVDLPWRVRLLKTGPSEYVLLIVAHHIAVDGWSMGVLGREIGVAYGARRAGRAPGWEPLPVQYADFALWQREVLGSLDDPDSVISGQLGYWRDALAGAPEELLLPADRPRPVVSSFRGRSVPVRVSPQVHARLVALAQRGRATMFMVVQAALALLLSRMGAGKDIPVGTAVAGRGDAALDGLVGFFVNTLVLRSDVSGDPSFVELLSRVREADLDAYAHQDVPFERLVEDLNPARSLGRNPLFQVSLGLQGASAGEGRLWDLPGLRVRPLESGAEASARVDLALDLAEHRDGDGNPGGIRGAFLYATDLFDERTVEALAERLVRVLEQVASDPAARVSEVAVLGPGERARVLEEWNDTERDVPVRPLGELFDERAELSPEAVAVVAAGGEEWSYAELRVRSERVAGVLAARGVGRGDLVAVVLERSVDVVAVLLGIAKAGAGFVPVDPAYPVERIGWMVEDAGPVLVVCSEETRGSVPAGVECLVWDPSDAVAEPAPAVSVDVDDMAYVIYTSGSTGRPKGVAVTHRGIGNLVGAQIERFGVGAGARVLQLASLSFDASVWELFMALLSGAALVVADPDRLPPNGSLSGVVAEFGVTHVTVSPSVLATVGELPEGLGTVVVASEVCPPGLVERWAPGRRMVNAYGPTEVTVCATMSEPLEASGSGPVPIGRPNLNTAVYVLDERLHPVPVGVLGELYVAGPGLARGYLGRPGLTAERFVACPFSGGRMYRTGDLARWAADGQLVFGGRADDQVKVRGFRVEPGEIETALAAHPSVGQVAVIAREDRTGDKRLVAYVVPDDSLDVSQLRTFLADRLPDYMVPAAFVTLDALPITVNGKLDRAALPAPDFTGVATAGRGPETPTEERLCALFAEVLGLEEVGAEASFFELGGDSILVMKLIAQIRAVLGAEVSIRALFTAPTVADVARLLDGTEDGTAQQALTARPRPEVLPLSYAQRRMWFLNRLEGVGDGAVYNLPLALRLSGELDRVALEAALGDVADRHESLRTVFPETDGEPRQHVLTGEAGRPPLIVVETAEEHLREVLGGYAARGFDLSVDLPWRVRLLKTGPSEYVLLIVAHHIAVDGWSMGVLGREIGVAYGARRAGRAPGWEPLPVQYADFALWQREVLGSLDDPDSVISGQLGYWRDALAGAPEELLLPTDRPRPAVSSFRGGEVPVAITAETHSRLTELAQRGGATMFMVMHAAISALLSRMGAGKDIPVGTAVAGRGDAALDGLVGFFVNTLVLRSDVSGDPSFVELLSRVREADLDAYAHQDVPFERLVEDLNPARSLGRNPLFQVSLGLQGASAGEGRLWDLPGLRVRPLESGAEASARVDLALDLAEHRDGDGNPGGIRGAFLYATDLFDERTVEALAERLVRLLGQVAANPSARVSEFEVLDGAERERVLEGWNDTERDVPVRPLAELFDERAELSPEAVAVVAAGGEVWSYAELRVRSERVAGVLAARGVGRGDLVAVVLERSVDVVAVLLGIAKAGAGFVPVDPAYPVERIGWMVEDAGPVLVVCSEETRGSVPVGVECLMWDPSAAQSADAAPAPAPAPAPVVSVSVDDVAYVIYTSGSTGRPKGVAVTHRGIGNLVGAQIERFGVGAGARVLQLASLSFDASVWELFMALLSGAALVVADPDRLPPNGSLGATATALGVTHVTVSPSVLATVGELPEGLGTVVVASEVCPPGLVERWAPGRRMVNAYGPTEVTVCATMSEPLEASGSGPVPIGRPITNSRAFVLDERLHPVPVGVLGELYVAGPGLARGYLGRPGLTAERFVACPFSGGRMYRTGDLARWAADGQLVFGGRADDQVKVRGFRVEPGEIETALAAHPSVGQVAVIAREDRTGDKRLVAYVVPDDSLDVSQLRTFLADRLPDYMVPAAFVTLDALPITVNGKLDRAALPAPDFTGVATAGRGPETPTEERLCALFAEVLGLEEVGAEASFFELGGDSILVMKLIAQIRAVLGAEVSIRALFTAPTVADVARLLDSSEDDTARTDSDDTGLLLPLRTEGDRSPVFCVHPSTGLGRCYAELTDHLPPDRPVYALQARGFGMDESLPRTVEEMAADYVARIRTVQPAGPYHLLGWSFGGTVAHAMAALLQQQGETVDLLVSLDGYPGAAEAEPTGEPADEAAEPGAEAAKPAEASAEPDKPGEPAEGPRGGRRKRVRMLSEIQRVNANNNRLLQHHAPGVFRGELLLLVATEGRPASTPAQLAPDSWAPYVDGHVEPVRIASDHDGMLTGEPLETIGRLISAQLLTKN; encoded by the coding sequence ATGACCGACTCCGCTCTGGTAGGGGTATGGCCGCTGTCGCCGCTGCAGGAGGGCCTGCTGTTCCATGCGGTGTACGACGAAGAGGGCATCGACGTCTACGTCGAGCAGATGATCACCGGCCTGGAGGGCAAGCTGGACTCCGCGGCGCTGCGGGCGTCCTGGCAGGCGCTGCTCGACCGCCACGAGAGCCTGCGCGCCGGATTCCAGCGGCGCGCCTCCGGAGCCCCGGTCCAGCTCATCATGCGCCGGGTGACCCTGCCGTGGCGGGAGGAGGATCTGTCCGGGCTGGACGCGGATACCGCCCGTGCGGAGTCGGAGCGGTTGGGGATCGAGGAGCGGGAGCGGCGTTTCGACCTGGCGGTGCCGCCGTTGCTGAAAGTGCTTCTGGTCAAGGTCGGGCCGGATGAGTACCGGATGATGGTCACGCTGCATCACATCCTGTTGGACGGCTGGTCGCTTCCGGTGCTGATGCGGGAGTTGTGGACGTGTTACGAGGCCGGGGGCAGCGCACACGGGCTGCCGCCCGTCACCCTGTACCGCGAGTATCTGGCCTGGCTCGCCCGCCAGAACAAGGAAGAAGCCATGGCGGCCTGGCGGAAGACGCTGGCCGGGGCGGAAGAGCCCACGCTGGTGGCCCCGGCCGAGTACAACGGGGCGCCGGCCCACTCCGCCATGGTGTCCGGCAGGGCGAGCGAGGAGCTGGACCAGGCGCTGCGCGACCTGACGCGCCGCTTCCACGGCCTCACGCTGAACACCGTCGTTCAGGCCGCCTGGGCTCTCGTCGTCGGCAAGCTGACGGGCCGACGGGATGTGGTGTTCGGCGCCAGTGTGGCCGGACGGCCGCTGGACCTGCCGGGCATGGAGAGCATGCTGGGGCTCTTCATCAACACCGTGCCCGTACGCGTCCGCTTCGACCCGGCACGGTCGGTGGCCGAACTGCTGGCGGAGCTGCAGGCCGAGCAGGCGACGCTGGTGGACTACCAGTACCTGAGCCTCAGCGACATCCAGCGGCAGGCCGGGCCCGGGGCGACGTTCGACACCATCATGGCCTTCGAGAGCTTCCCCTCGGGCACGAACGCCCGGAAGCCGCCGGGCGGCAAGCCATCGGGCGATGAGGCCGAACGACGCGGACCGGGCGGCCTGAAGTTCACCGAGCATGCACTCCGGGAGTCGATCAATTACCCGCTCGGCCTGGTGGTCGGCCCGAGTGGCGGCCTGGGCATGCGGCTGAGCTACCGGCCGGACCTGTTCGACGAGGAGACGGCCCAGGGACTGGTCGACCAGGTGCTACGGGTGCTGGGGCAGATGGCGGCCGATCCGGAGACGTTGGTCGGTCGGCTGGACGTGTTGGGGGAGGTGGAGCGGGCTCGGGTGGTGGCGGAGTGGAATGCCACGGAGGCTGCGCTGTCTGGTGGTTCGATCGTCGAGCGGTTTGAGGCGTGGGTGGGGGTGGCGCCGGATGTGGTGGCGGTGCGGTGTGGTGGTGAGTCGGTGTCGTATGGGGAGTTGGATCGGCGGGCGAATCGGTTGGCGCGGTTGTTGAGCGGCGCTGGTGTCGGTCGGGAGTCGCGGGTTGCGTTGTGTTTGGCGCGGTCGGTGGACATGGTGGTGGCGGAGTTGGCGGTGTGGAAGGCGGGTGGGGCGTTCGTTCCGTTGGATCCGGAGTATCCGGCGGAGCGGTTGGGGTTTGTGATCGCGGACAGTGGTGCCGAGGTGGTCCTGGGGACGGTCGATTGCCTTGATGGTGTTCCGCTCGGCGGTGCGCGTGGGGTCCTTCTCGAGGGTGCCGAGGCGTTCTCGGCGGAGGCGCTGGGGACGGTCGTCGTTCCGGAGCAGTTGGCGTATGTGATTTATACGTCGGGTTCGACGGGACGGCCGAAGGGCGTGGCCGTCGCCCATGGTGGCGTGGTGAATCTGGCCGAGGCGATGCGTCCGGTGCTGGGCATGGACGCGGGTGTGGTGGCGTTGCAGTTCGCCTCGTTCAGCTTCGACGCCGCCGTTCTCGACGTCGTCGTGACGCTGGCCGCTGGGGGCACTTTGGCGGTGGCGAGTGCGGCGGAGCGTAAGGATCCGCAGGCGCTGGCGGAGATGATCGGCCGGTGTGGCGTGCGGGTGGCGAGTGTGGTTCCGTCGCTGTTGGGGGTGCTGGATCCGGATGCCGTGCCCGGGGTGAGCAATTGGGTGCTGGGCGCGGAGCGGTTGAGTGCGGAGCTGGCTGGTCGGTGGTCGGCTGGTGCGCGGGTGTGGAACACGTACGGGCCGACCGAGGCCACCGTCATCACCACCGCTACCACGACCGCACTGGAGACCGGGCTGGAGGCTGCGCCGCCTATCGGTCGGCCGCTGCCCAACAACAAGGTGTTTGTGCTGGATCCGTTCCTCCGGCCGGTGCCTGTTGGCGTGATCGGCGAGGTCCATATCGCCGGTGCGGGTCTGGCCCGGGGCTATATCGGTCGGCCGGGGCTATCGGCGGAGCGGTTCGTCGCCTGCCCGTTCGCCGCCCCGGGCGGCCGGATGTATCGCAGTGGGGACCTGGCCAAGTGGACCGCCGAGGGTGATCTGGTCTTCGCTGGTCGGGGCGATGAGCAGGTCAAGGTCCGTGGTTTCCGTGTCGAGCCCGGCGAGATCGAGGCCGTGGTGGCCGCCTGTGAGGGTGTGGGTCAGGTTGCGGTGGTGGTCCGCGAGGACGGGCCGGGGGACAAGCGGCTGGTCGCGTACGTGGTCCCCGGCGGGGAGCTGGACGTGGCGGTCGTGCGGGAGTTCGCGGCGGACCGGTTGCCGGAATACATGGTCCCGGCCGTCGTTCTGCTGGACGCGCTGCCGTTGACGGTCAACGGCAAGCTGGACCGGGCGAAGCTCCCGGCGCCGGATGCCACAGCCACCGTGGCGGGCCGGGGTCCGGCCACCCCGACCGAAGAGATCCTCTGTGGGCTCTTCGCCGAGGTGCTCGGCGTGGAGCGGGTCAGCGCTGATGCCTCGTTCTTCGAGCTCGGCGGCGACTCACTCCTGGCGATGCGGCTCATTGCCAGGGTCCGGGCGGTGCTCGACACCCGGATCACCATCCGTGAGCTCTTCAGCGCCACTACGGTCGCCCTCCTCTCCCGCCGTATCGAGGAAGCAGGCAACGCGGACGGTCAGGCCCGCCCCGCTCTGGTGCCGTGCCCCCGGCCGGACTCCGTACCCCTGTCGTACGCCCAGCGGCGGATGTGGTTCCTCAACCGCCTCGAAGGCGTGGGGGAAGGCGCGGGCTACAACCTGCCGTTGGTGCTCCGGCTTTCCGGCGAGCTCGACAGGGTTGCTCTGGAGGCGGCGCTCGGGGATGTCGCCGACCGGCACGAGAGTTTGCGTACGGTCTTTCCCGAGACCGATGGCGAGCCGCGCCAGTACGTGCTGGCGGGTGGCGCCGGCCGACCGTCGCTCGTGGTCGTGGAAACGGCGGAGCAGGAGTTGCCGCAGGCCCTGGCGGCGCATTCCGCCCGGGGCTTTGATCTGAGCGTTGATCTGCCGTGGCGGGTGCGGCTGTTGAAGACGGGTCCGTCGGAGTATGTGCTGTTGATCGTGGCGCATCACATCGCGGTTGATGGTTGGTCGATGGGGGTGTTGGGTCGGGAGATCGGGGTGGCGTATGGGGCGCGGCGGGCGGGTCGTGCGCCTGGCTGGGAGCCGTTGCCGGTGCAGTACGCGGATTTCGCGCTGTGGCAGCGTGAGGTGCTGGGCTCTCTCGATGACCCGGACAGTGTGATCAGTGGCCAGCTCGGTTACTGGCGTGATGCGCTGGCCGGTGCGCCGGAGGAACTCCTCCTGCCCGCGGACCGGCCCCGGCCGGTCGTCTCCTCCTTCCGCGGCCGATCCGTGCCGGTCCGGGTGAGCCCGCAGGTTCACGCCCGGCTGGTGGCGCTCGCCCAGCGCGGGCGGGCCACGATGTTCATGGTCGTCCAGGCGGCGCTGGCGCTTTTGCTGTCGCGAATGGGTGCGGGGAAGGACATTCCGGTCGGTACGGCGGTGGCGGGGCGTGGGGATGCGGCCTTGGACGGGTTGGTGGGGTTCTTCGTCAACACGCTGGTGTTGCGGAGCGATGTGAGTGGCGACCCGAGTTTTGTGGAGTTGTTGTCTCGGGTGCGGGAGGCGGATCTGGATGCGTATGCCCATCAGGATGTGCCGTTCGAGCGGCTGGTGGAGGACTTGAATCCTGCGCGGTCGTTGGGGCGTAATCCGCTGTTTCAGGTGTCGTTGGGGCTTCAGGGGGCGTCTGCGGGGGAGGGGCGGTTGTGGGATTTGCCGGGGTTGCGGGTGCGTCCGTTGGAGTCGGGCGCGGAGGCCTCGGCACGGGTGGATCTGGCGCTGGATTTGGCCGAGCACCGCGATGGCGACGGCAATCCGGGCGGGATCCGCGGCGCGTTCCTCTATGCCACCGACCTCTTTGACGAGCGGACGGTGGAGGCGCTGGCCGAGCGGCTGGTGCGGGTGTTGGAGCAGGTTGCCTCGGATCCTGCGGCTCGGGTGAGTGAGGTCGCCGTGCTGGGCCCGGGCGAGCGGGCGCGGGTGCTGGAGGAGTGGAACGACACCGAACGGGATGTTCCCGTACGGCCGTTGGGTGAGCTCTTCGACGAGCGGGCCGAGCTGTCGCCGGAGGCGGTGGCGGTGGTTGCGGCGGGTGGTGAGGAGTGGTCGTACGCGGAGCTGAGGGTGCGGTCGGAGCGGGTGGCGGGGGTGTTGGCCGCGCGGGGTGTGGGGCGCGGTGACCTGGTCGCTGTGGTGTTGGAGCGGTCGGTTGATGTGGTGGCGGTGTTGCTGGGGATTGCCAAGGCCGGGGCGGGGTTTGTGCCGGTGGATCCGGCGTATCCGGTGGAGCGGATCGGGTGGATGGTCGAGGATGCCGGGCCGGTGCTGGTGGTGTGCTCCGAGGAGACACGGGGGTCTGTCCCGGCCGGGGTGGAGTGCTTGGTGTGGGATCCGTCGGATGCGGTGGCGGAGCCCGCGCCTGCGGTTTCGGTGGACGTCGATGATATGGCGTATGTGATCTATACGTCGGGGTCGACGGGCCGTCCCAAGGGCGTGGCGGTGACGCATCGCGGCATTGGGAACCTCGTCGGTGCTCAGATCGAGCGGTTCGGGGTGGGTGCTGGTGCGCGGGTTTTGCAGTTGGCGTCGCTGAGCTTCGATGCTTCGGTGTGGGAGCTGTTCATGGCGTTGCTCTCGGGTGCCGCGCTGGTGGTGGCGGACCCGGACAGGCTTCCGCCCAATGGGTCGTTGAGCGGGGTGGTGGCGGAGTTCGGTGTCACGCATGTGACGGTGTCGCCGTCGGTGCTGGCCACGGTGGGGGAGTTGCCGGAGGGCTTGGGCACGGTGGTGGTGGCCAGCGAGGTGTGCCCGCCGGGATTGGTGGAGCGGTGGGCGCCGGGGCGGCGGATGGTCAATGCGTACGGTCCGACCGAGGTGACCGTGTGCGCGACGATGAGCGAGCCCTTGGAAGCGTCCGGATCGGGCCCGGTGCCCATCGGGCGGCCGAACCTCAACACCGCTGTCTATGTGCTGGACGAGCGTCTCCACCCGGTCCCCGTGGGTGTGCTGGGTGAGCTGTATGTCGCGGGTCCGGGCCTCGCGCGTGGCTACCTCGGCCGTCCCGGGCTGACTGCGGAGCGCTTTGTCGCGTGCCCCTTCTCGGGTGGGCGGATGTATCGCACGGGCGACCTCGCCAGGTGGGCCGCGGACGGACAGCTCGTCTTTGGTGGCCGTGCGGATGACCAGGTGAAGGTGCGTGGCTTCCGGGTCGAGCCGGGTGAGATCGAGACCGCTCTCGCCGCCCACCCGAGCGTCGGCCAGGTGGCGGTGATCGCTCGGGAGGACCGTACCGGGGACAAGCGGCTGGTCGCTTACGTCGTGCCGGATGACTCGCTGGATGTGTCCCAGTTGCGGACGTTCCTCGCTGACCGACTGCCCGACTACATGGTCCCGGCCGCGTTCGTGACGCTCGACGCGCTGCCCATCACGGTGAACGGCAAGCTGGACCGCGCCGCCCTCCCCGCTCCCGACTTCACCGGCGTGGCGACGGCGGGACGTGGTCCGGAGACACCCACCGAAGAACGCCTGTGCGCGCTGTTCGCCGAGGTGCTGGGCCTGGAGGAGGTGGGTGCCGAGGCGTCGTTCTTCGAGCTCGGTGGCGATTCGATTCTCGTGATGAAGCTGATCGCCCAGATCCGCGCCGTCCTCGGCGCCGAGGTCAGCATCCGTGCGCTGTTCACCGCCCCGACGGTGGCCGACGTGGCCCGGCTGCTCGACGGTACGGAGGACGGCACCGCACAGCAGGCGCTGACCGCTCGGCCGCGCCCGGAGGTGCTGCCGCTGTCGTACGCCCAGCGGCGGATGTGGTTCCTCAACCGCCTCGAAGGCGTCGGCGACGGTGCGGTGTACAACCTTCCGCTGGCGCTCCGGCTTTCCGGCGAGCTCGACAGGGTTGCTCTGGAGGCGGCGCTCGGGGATGTCGCCGACCGGCACGAGAGTCTGCGTACGGTCTTTCCCGAGACCGATGGTGAACCGCGCCAGCATGTGTTGACGGGCGAGGCGGGTCGGCCGCCGCTGATCGTGGTGGAGACCGCGGAGGAACACCTGCGGGAGGTACTCGGCGGCTATGCCGCCCGGGGCTTTGATCTGAGCGTTGATCTGCCGTGGCGGGTGCGGCTGTTGAAGACGGGTCCGTCGGAGTATGTGCTGTTGATCGTGGCGCATCACATCGCGGTTGATGGTTGGTCGATGGGGGTGTTGGGTCGGGAGATCGGGGTGGCGTATGGGGCGCGGCGGGCGGGTCGTGCGCCTGGCTGGGAGCCGTTGCCGGTGCAGTACGCGGATTTCGCGCTGTGGCAGCGTGAGGTGCTGGGCTCTCTCGATGACCCGGACAGTGTGATCAGTGGCCAGCTCGGTTACTGGCGTGATGCGCTGGCCGGTGCGCCGGAGGAACTCCTCCTGCCGACGGACCGGCCCCGGCCGGCGGTGTCGTCCTTCCGCGGTGGTGAAGTGCCGGTCGCCATCACCGCGGAAACCCATTCCCGGCTCACGGAGCTCGCCCAACGGGGCGGGGCGACGATGTTCATGGTGATGCACGCCGCCATCTCCGCACTGCTGTCGCGAATGGGTGCGGGGAAGGACATTCCGGTCGGTACGGCGGTGGCGGGGCGTGGGGATGCGGCCTTGGACGGGTTGGTGGGGTTCTTCGTCAACACGCTGGTGTTGCGGAGCGATGTGAGTGGCGACCCGAGTTTCGTGGAGTTGTTGTCTCGGGTGCGGGAGGCGGATCTGGATGCGTATGCCCATCAGGATGTGCCGTTCGAGCGGCTGGTGGAGGACTTGAATCCTGCGCGGTCGTTGGGGCGTAATCCGCTGTTTCAGGTGTCGTTGGGGCTTCAGGGGGCGTCTGCGGGGGAGGGGCGGTTGTGGGATTTGCCGGGGTTGCGGGTGCGTCCGTTGGAGTCGGGCGCGGAGGCCTCGGCACGGGTGGATCTGGCGCTGGATTTGGCCGAGCACCGCGATGGCGACGGCAATCCGGGCGGGATCCGCGGCGCGTTCCTCTATGCCACCGACCTCTTTGACGAGCGGACGGTGGAGGCGCTGGCCGAGCGGCTGGTGCGGTTGCTGGGGCAGGTGGCGGCCAACCCTTCCGCTCGGGTGAGCGAGTTCGAGGTGCTCGATGGCGCGGAGCGGGAGCGGGTGCTGGAGGGATGGAACGACACCGAACGGGATGTTCCCGTGCGGCCGTTGGCGGAGTTGTTCGACGAGCGGGCCGAGCTGTCGCCGGAGGCGGTGGCGGTGGTTGCGGCGGGTGGTGAGGTGTGGTCGTACGCGGAGCTGAGGGTGCGGTCGGAGCGGGTGGCGGGGGTGTTGGCCGCGCGGGGTGTGGGGCGCGGTGACCTGGTTGCTGTGGTGTTGGAGCGGTCGGTTGATGTGGTGGCGGTGTTGCTGGGGATTGCCAAGGCCGGGGCGGGGTTTGTGCCGGTGGATCCGGCGTATCCGGTGGAGCGGATCGGGTGGATGGTCGAGGATGCCGGGCCGGTGCTGGTGGTGTGCTCCGAGGAGACACGGGGGTCTGTCCCGGTCGGGGTGGAGTGCCTGATGTGGGATCCGTCCGCAGCTCAATCCGCGGACGCGGCTCCGGCTCCGGCCCCGGCCCCGGCCCCGGTGGTCTCCGTGAGCGTGGACGACGTGGCGTATGTGATCTATACGTCGGGGTCGACGGGCCGTCCCAAGGGCGTGGCGGTGACGCATCGCGGCATTGGGAACCTCGTCGGTGCTCAGATCGAGCGGTTCGGGGTGGGTGCTGGTGCGCGGGTTTTGCAGTTGGCGTCGCTGAGCTTCGATGCTTCGGTGTGGGAGCTGTTCATGGCGTTGCTCTCGGGTGCCGCGCTGGTGGTGGCGGACCCGGACAGGCTTCCGCCCAACGGTTCGCTGGGCGCGACGGCCACGGCTCTGGGTGTCACGCATGTGACGGTGTCGCCGTCGGTGCTGGCCACGGTGGGGGAGTTGCCGGAGGGCTTGGGCACGGTGGTGGTGGCCAGCGAGGTGTGCCCGCCGGGGTTGGTGGAGCGGTGGGCGCCGGGGCGGCGGATGGTCAATGCGTACGGTCCGACCGAGGTGACCGTGTGCGCGACGATGAGCGAGCCCTTGGAAGCGTCCGGATCGGGCCCGGTGCCCATCGGGCGGCCCATCACCAACAGCCGGGCGTTCGTCCTCGATGAGCGTCTTCACCCCGTCCCCGTGGGTGTGCTGGGTGAGCTGTATGTCGCGGGTCCGGGCCTCGCGCGTGGCTACCTCGGCCGTCCCGGGCTGACTGCGGAGCGCTTTGTCGCGTGCCCCTTCTCGGGTGGGCGGATGTATCGCACGGGTGACCTCGCCAGGTGGGCCGCGGACGGACAGCTCGTCTTTGGTGGCCGTGCGGATGACCAGGTGAAGGTGCGTGGCTTCCGGGTCGAGCCGGGTGAGATCGAGACCGCTCTCGCCGCCCACCCGAGCGTCGGCCAGGTGGCGGTGATCGCTCGGGAGGACCGTACCGGGGACAAGCGGCTGGTCGCTTACGTCGTGCCGGATGACTCGCTGGATGTGTCCCAGTTGCGGACGTTCCTCGCTGACCGACTGCCCGACTACATGGTCCCGGCCGCGTTTGTGACGCTCGACGCGCTGCCCATCACGGTGAACGGCAAGCTGGACCGCGCCGCCCTCCCCGCTCCCGACTTCACCGGCGTGGCGACGGCGGGACGTGGTCCGGAGACACCCACCGAAGAGCGCCTGTGTGCCCTCTTCGCCGAGGTGCTGGGCCTGGAGGAGGTGGGTGCCGAGGCGTCGTTCTTCGAGCTCGGTGGCGATTCGATTCTCGTGATGAAGCTGATCGCCCAGATCCGCGCCGTCCTCGGCGCCGAGGTCAGCATCCGTGCGCTGTTCACCGCCCCGACGGTGGCCGACGTGGCCCGGCTGCTCGACAGTTCGGAGGACGACACCGCCCGCACCGACTCCGACGACACCGGCCTGTTGCTGCCGCTCCGGACCGAAGGCGACCGGTCGCCCGTGTTCTGCGTCCACCCGAGCACCGGGCTGGGGCGCTGCTACGCGGAACTCACGGACCACCTGCCGCCGGACCGCCCGGTCTACGCGTTGCAGGCCCGCGGCTTCGGCATGGATGAGTCACTGCCGCGGACGGTCGAGGAGATGGCCGCGGACTACGTGGCGAGGATCCGGACGGTGCAGCCGGCCGGGCCCTATCACCTGCTCGGCTGGTCGTTCGGTGGCACCGTGGCCCATGCGATGGCGGCGCTGCTGCAGCAGCAGGGCGAAACGGTGGACCTCCTGGTCAGCCTCGATGGCTACCCGGGCGCCGCCGAGGCGGAACCGACCGGGGAGCCCGCCGACGAGGCCGCCGAACCCGGCGCCGAGGCCGCCAAGCCCGCCGAGGCGTCCGCCGAGCCCGACAAGCCCGGCGAGCCCGCCGAAGGTCCCCGCGGCGGGCGGCGCAAGCGGGTGCGGATGCTCTCCGAGATCCAGAGGGTCAACGCGAACAACAACCGCCTGCTCCAGCACCACGCGCCCGGCGTCTTCCGCGGAGAACTGCTGCTCCTCGTCGCCACGGAGGGTCGGCCCGCGTCGACCCCGGCGCAGCTGGCTCCGGACAGCTGGGCGCCGTACGTCGACGGGCATGTCGAGCCGGTCCGGATCGCCTCCGATCACGACGGGATGCTCACCGGAGAGCCCCTCGAAACGATCGGTCGGCTCATTTCCGCGCAGCTGCTGACGAAGAATTAG